The stretch of DNA CTTAATTTTATAATTTAATTTGTTTTGTAAATCTATGTATTCTTTATATTCTTTTTTAATATTTTTAATATCTTCTATATTATAGTCTTCTTTTATATTAAATAATTTCTTATATTTCTCAGTCTCCTTTTTCAACCTTTCTATACTAGAATGTAGTTCTTTCTTATTCCAGTTTAGCTTTTCTATTTCTTTAAATTTTCTATCTATATTTACACTACTTTCATAGTTCTCAGAATATAACTGTTTTAATTCTTTCCTTGTTTTACATTTATATTTAAATAATAGACTCTCTAATTTTTTATTAATTTCTTGAACTTTATTGTCTATTTCTTTATTAGAATTTTCAATTAAACTAATTTGATTCTTAATCTTTTCTCCTTCTTTCATTATATTACCCTTAGAAATTAGGGTATAAACTAAGCCCATAGCAAAAGGTATAGATATGAAAAACATTATAGGAACTATAAAACCCAATCCTATTGGAATAATAGTTAGTAATAAAAATATAATGAACATTTTATTTTTCTTTTCCATTTCTTCAGTAAAAGTTTCCTCTTTATCTTTTAATATAAAAAGATTATTTTTATCTTTACTAAATTCTAGCTTATCCTTTTTTCTTTCCATATCTTCATAATAGTAAATATCTTCACCTAAATCCTTTAACTTTTCTTCATCTACGTCAACACCTAGGCTTTCTAACTCTTTTAATCTTTGATCAATTTTATTTATTTCCTTTTGAAGGGTTAGTAGTTCTTTAAAATATTCACTTATATTTTCCATTTCTTCTTCTTTTATATTTCTATACCTATACAGACCTTCCATATTTTTTTCTAAGATTTTAATTTCACTTTTTGTTTTATTTAAATTATCTTTCCATTTAACTATATTCTTTTTCAATTGTTTTACTTGATTATCTATAGGGAGAAGTTCTTCATAATCTTCAAAACTTAGGTTAGAATATTCTTTTAGTTCTTTTTTCTCTTTTTCTAAGCTATCTATTTTATTTTTTATTTTAACTGCTTTGTTGTATTTTATAATTTTTTGATTTTTTTCTATTTCAGCTATTTTAAAAGTAATTTCTCTTTTATTATTTCTTAAAACTTCCATTTCATCTTTAGCTAATTTAAGGTTCTTCCCTATTTCTAGCATTTCATTGTGTAATTCAATAGCCTTTTCTCTTTCAATGTATAAGTTTTCTAATTCTATAATTAATTGACCATAGGGAGAAGTTGTTCTTCTTTCTGTACCTATCTCGTCTTTTTTAAAATCTAAGAAACTTAGTGCATTTTTTATTGAAATATCTTCATCTAAACTTCCACCTAAGTTGGCTAAACTATCTTTTACTTCTTTTGCTAAGTTTTCATCCGTTTTACTTCTTAATTGTTCAATATTAATAGTATTGTTGTAAATTACTGAGCTATTTATTCCTAATAAAAATGGTCCTGGTAGTGGAAGTCTAGTTACTTTATCATATTCTAAAAAATGGGTTAAATCATCACCAGTAATATCATCATACATCTTAACTTCGTCATTCTTTTTTAAAAAATTTCGTTCAATCCTATAAATATTTCCATCTAATTCGTATTTTAGAGTTCCTCTATATTCACTAAAAAACCAGGGAAGATATCTGTCATAATCTTTACTATATCTTTTCACCTTAGTATAGGGCCTAAAATAGCCATAAAACATACCTTCAATAAATTTATGTACTGTCGTCTTACCTACTTCATTCTTCCCATAAATTATATTAATTCCATCTTCCAATTTAATAATCTTATTTTTAAATTTTCCAAATCCAATTAAATTTAATTCATTAATTAACAAGTAACCACCTTCTCCTGTAAAAGTGACTCTAAACCCATGTATAAGGCTTCTCTCACAATGGGATCTTGTAAATCTTTCTCTTCCATTTTTTCAATGAAAATTCCTATCACATTATCCCTATTATCCTCTTTAAGTCTTTCCAGATCATAGTCTAAAACAGTATTGTCAATAACTTCTACATAATAAAATTCACTAGCTAAATAACTTTTTAACTCTTTTATATCTAATTTTATATCCCTATCAATTAACCCAGTTAATATAATTCTATATAAGTCTTTTTCCTTATTTTCTTTTTTATCACAATTAATAATAGATTCTATAACTTCATCATAATTCATTAAACTATCTATATTAATTTCTTTTATTTGAAATTGTCTTTTACTAAAATTTATTAGTTCTAAATTTACTTTTGACTTATCGACTATACCTTCTATTATTCCATGAACCCCAGTTTCTCCAAAATCTAAAGGCTCTGGACTACCACAATAAGCTATTTTTTCTGATATTAATTTAGGCTTATGTATATGACCTAGGGCAATATAGTTAAAGCCTATAGATACTAATTTATTTTTGTCTAAAGGTAAATAGTTTGATTCACTATTAGTCAAATCTCCATGGATAAGTAATATATTTGTTTTATTTGGATCTAAATCTTGAAACTCTAAAAAATCACTAGATTTATATTCATTCTTTTCCCAGCTAAATCCCCAAATTACAGTATTTAATTCTTGAAACTCAAACTTTTCTATATTTTTATTTCCAAAAATATAAACATTCTCTGGCCATTCGATTAATTCATACAGAGAGCTTTTCTTTAATGTATCATGATTACCTGTAGATATAATTATTTTTGTATCATTTAAAGTAAGAAAACTATCTCTCAGTCTTCTTATATCCCCTAAATTAAAAACATCTTCTTCAAAAATATCTCCTGTAATGAATAAAAAATCTACTGAATTTTCTTTTCCTCTATTAATAATTCTTTTAAATGTTTCCCACAATTCCATTCTTCGATTTTTCCCTACTGTTCCATGAAAACTTGCACTTTTAAACTGGGAACCTAGATGTAAATCCCCTGTGTGTATAAATTTAATCATGACATTCCTCCTTAGCCTAAGAATTTAAAACCCACAAAATGTGGGTTTTAAATTTTTGCCTTCATCAAAATATCTTTTCCCTTTTCTATTTTACCATTAAATTTATCTAAATCTTTAACTATATCCATATTAGTAATTATTATAGGACTAATTACCTGTTTACTTTGAGCTTTAATATAGTCAATATCAAATTTTAAAAGAATATCACCTTTTTTTACTTTTTGATTCTCTTTTACTAACCTTTCAAAGCCTTCTCCTTTTAAATCTACTGTATCTAAACCTACATGTATTAAAAGTTCTAAACCGCCTTTTGTTCTTAAGCCTATAGCATGGTTTGTTGGAAAAAGACTTACTATTTCTCCATCAAAAGGTGCAGTTACAACTCCTTCTGTTGGTTCAATTCCCAAACCATCACCTACCATTTTTTCAGAAAACACTTTATCTGGTACATCTTCAATATCTATTATTGTTCCAGTCATCGGTGCTATAATCTCTACTGACTTTTCTTTTTTAAAAAAATTAAACATTGCATCTCCTTCTTTCTTGATTTTTTCTAAACTTTGAAATCATCTACAATCATTCTAGTTTTCTTTAGATGCTCTGAAACTAAATTGAAATCCTCCCTTGCTATACCTACAAAAAGCATGTCTATAACAGTTAGTTGGGCTATCCTTGACGATATGGCCCCTAATCTTAAGTTCTTTTCTATATTACCTACAAATAGCCTAATATCAGAGATATTGCTAATAGGATTTTCTCCAAATTTAGTTATAGATATAGTAGCGGCTCCTTCCTCTTTAGCTTTACTCATTGATTTTAAGACTTCCAGAGTTCTTCCACTATAAGATATACCAACAGCAATATCATCCTTTGAAATATGGACTGCTGATGCCATCTGGGTATGACCATCTAAATAAAAAATAGCATTCCTATTTATTCTCATTAATTTATACTGAAAATCCATAGCGACTATTCCAGAAGCTCCCATCCCAAATATATAAATATTTTCAGCCTCTTCTAATGCTTTTATTGCCCTTTCCATTTCTTTCCCATCTAATAATTTCTTTGTTTTTTCTATTGATGTTATATTTTCTAAAGCTATTTTATCCATAACTTCTTCAATTGTATCATCTATTGTTACATCTTCATAAACAATATTTTTGTTATTTTCTAAATCCGCTGTATTTTTTATTAATTCCACTTTAAATTCTTGAAATCCATTAAAGCCCATTCTTTGACAAAATCTCACAACACTAGATGGGCTAGTCTCTGAATATTTGGCTAAATCATAAGTGGAAAGATTATATACTTTTTCAGGATATGATAAAACATAATTAGCTATTTTTCTCTCCGAATTAGTTAACTGATTTTTTACTTCATTAATTTTTACAAATAGACTCATTTCTCTCCTCCAATATTAGTCCTCAAATAAGATAAATTTAAATTTTTCTCCTGGTTTTAATCTATCAATTAATATAGCACCTCTATCCCCATTACCAACTACATTTATTCTAGAATCAGTTTCTAGGCTTTCTAATAATATTTCTAATTCACCTTCATATCTACTATATCCTTCATTGTCTATTGTAACAGAATATTTCTTTCTTTGTAATCCATTATTTTTTGGACTAATTTTTCCCTTTTTAATTAATCTTGATTCTTGTGAACGTATTGCAAGGGCTCCTGGGTCTTCCCTATTAGTATGAACTTCTTTTAACAAATCTAATTCTATATCACTTAGGTCTTTATTAATCTTTAACGGTATCAATTTAAGATCTTCCTTAATAAGAGATAAATCTTTAAGCTCTTTATCGGAGGCCATGGCATCTCCTATTACTACATAGTCTACCCCTAAATCCAATAAATGCTGAGCACTAACTATAGGAAGAATCTCTCTATGCATTTCCATAGTAGGTAATCCTTCATATACAGGTCCTCTTCTTATGTGATTAGAAGATATAAAAGCCATAGTTTTCACACCATATTGGTTAAAAAGCTTATTTTTTTCTATAAATAATTCTTCTGAAATACCTGTACCTTTCCTAGGATAAAAGTTATGACAAGCATTTATTTTATTTATATCCCCACCATATTTTTTGAAATCCTTAATTTGTTCTTCTGAAAATGTAGTTGCATTTACTGATATACCAAAACCACATTTTTGGGACATTAAGGCAGCTTCCTTAATAGTAAAACCATAATCTAATCTTAAATAATCTATTTTATGTTTTTCTATATCTAATTTATCAAAGTATCCCTTTGATATATCCATAATTGTAGTCATATCTCTCTTAGAACATTCTTCTAAAATAGTTTCAAAATCTTTTTCAAAGTTTTCATCTACTTCTGGTATGTGAGCTGATGAAAATACTGTTTTAATTCCTAATTTAGATGCCCTATCAATATAATCAATAATATCCTCAACTTTATTATCCATTCCAGCATATACAGAAATTCCTAACATTTACATACCCTCCTCTCAAAGTATTATAGGTGCCCCTAAGAGGCACCTATAATTTTATCATATATCTTAATTATTCATCAACAGGATCGTCCCAACCAAGTAATAATGTAGCTATAAATCCTCCTACATAAGCACCAACAATACCTAGTAGGAATTTTCCAGCACCTTGTTCTATTAGTAAAGTCAATGGCAGACCAGAAACACCCATACTTACTGCCCCAACTTTAAAAGGTGCTACAATTGCTCCACCAACAGCTCCACCTATACATGCTCCTATGAAAGGTTTTCCTAATGGTAAAGTAACACCATAGATTAAAGGTTCACCTACCCCTAATATTCCAACAGGTAAAGCACTTGCTGCTGTCTTCTTAAGTCTTTGATTTTTTGTTCTCATATAAACTGCAAAACTAGCTCCTACTTGCCCTGCACCAGCCATTGCAAGAATTGGAAGTAATGTGGTTACTCCATAAGAGTCTATTAAAGATTGATGTATTGGTGATAGTCCTTGATGTAACCCTAACATAACTAACGGTAAGAATGTTCCGCCTAATAATGCTCCTGTTATAGGTCCACCTGTTTCAATTATTTTAGTTACTCCATTACCTATACCATCTGCAATAAGTCCACCTAAAGGTTGTAATACAAGTACTGCAGCAAAACCTCCAATTAATATTGTTAATAACGGGTTTAATATTAGTTCAAGTACATCTGGCAGTACTTTCCTTAATTTTTTCTCTACCCAGGATGCGAACCAAACTACTAGTAATACAGAAATTATTCCTCCACGACCTGGTACTAGTGGTTTTCCAAAAAGCTCTACTCCTTCTAGTACTGGCGATATTGTTATACCACCCATTAAACCACCTATTGCTATTGAACTGCCAAATACTCTAGCTGCAGTCATACCCACCATAATCGCTAAATAGCCAAATACTGCACCTGAAAATGCTGCTAATAATCCTGTAATATTTGGGCTTATATTTATCCTACTTGCAACTGAATCTAGCTGTAAAATATTGTTAATACCCATTATAAGACCTGAACCAATAAATGCTGGAATTAATGGCATAAATATTTGCGCAATTTTATTAAATCCTTCACCAGTTATTTGGTATTGCTCTTTAGCCTGTTTTTTAACTGCTGCTGCGTCGCCATTTTCTACAACGTCTTCAACTTTAATAGATGTTGTAGCCCTAATTTCGTCAGATACTTTATTTGCTGTTCCGGGACCAACAACTACTTGTACTGTAGAACCTGATTCTATTACACCCATAATGCCATCAGTTTCTTCTAGTTCTTTTTTGTTAACAAGAGATGGATCCTTTAATTTGACCCTTAACCTTGTCATACAGTTTTCAAAAGTGATAATGTTTTCCTCTCCACCAATGTTCTTAAGAATTGATTGAGAGATTCTTTTAATTTTATTACTCATGTTT from Tissierellales bacterium encodes:
- a CDS encoding PTS glucose transporter subunit IIA, whose translation is MFNFFKKEKSVEIIAPMTGTIIDIEDVPDKVFSEKMVGDGLGIEPTEGVVTAPFDGEIVSLFPTNHAIGLRTKGGLELLIHVGLDTVDLKGEGFERLVKENQKVKKGDILLKFDIDYIKAQSKQVISPIIITNMDIVKDLDKFNGKIEKGKDILMKAKI
- a CDS encoding AAA family ATPase; this translates as MLINELNLIGFGKFKNKIIKLEDGINIIYGKNEVGKTTVHKFIEGMFYGYFRPYTKVKRYSKDYDRYLPWFFSEYRGTLKYELDGNIYRIERNFLKKNDEVKMYDDITGDDLTHFLEYDKVTRLPLPGPFLLGINSSVIYNNTINIEQLRSKTDENLAKEVKDSLANLGGSLDEDISIKNALSFLDFKKDEIGTERRTTSPYGQLIIELENLYIEREKAIELHNEMLEIGKNLKLAKDEMEVLRNNKREITFKIAEIEKNQKIIKYNKAVKIKNKIDSLEKEKKELKEYSNLSFEDYEELLPIDNQVKQLKKNIVKWKDNLNKTKSEIKILEKNMEGLYRYRNIKEEEMENISEYFKELLTLQKEINKIDQRLKELESLGVDVDEEKLKDLGEDIYYYEDMERKKDKLEFSKDKNNLFILKDKEETFTEEMEKKNKMFIIFLLLTIIPIGLGFIVPIMFFISIPFAMGLVYTLISKGNIMKEGEKIKNQISLIENSNKEIDNKVQEINKKLESLLFKYKCKTRKELKQLYSENYESSVNIDRKFKEIEKLNWNKKELHSSIERLKKETEKYKKLFNIKEDYNIEDIKNIKKEYKEYIDLQNKLNYKIKDEKGYTDNLKEDREDKIIILNKMNFLLEKNNSSSLEEFKEGLNNKEKLDKINGSLKLNYLNLEKTLDNEKFEDLKAEIKGNNLSIENNLSMEDIESLKKDFKEIEDDINSKKINIAKLEESTFLKSGEFTPLVEIDEKIESLKIEKKYYEDKLASINLAKDTIEDISKNVHKEFAPTLNKEVSHLVQKITNKYDNIKINQSIDIVAVEPENGEIKNIHSLSGGTIDQLYFATRFAIIDIITERKIPLILDDCFIQYDSKRLTNVLELLGEKSKERQVILFTCHEREGEILEELNIDYNLIEI
- a CDS encoding MupG family TIM beta-alpha barrel fold protein encodes the protein MLGISVYAGMDNKVEDIIDYIDRASKLGIKTVFSSAHIPEVDENFEKDFETILEECSKRDMTTIMDISKGYFDKLDIEKHKIDYLRLDYGFTIKEAALMSQKCGFGISVNATTFSEEQIKDFKKYGGDINKINACHNFYPRKGTGISEELFIEKNKLFNQYGVKTMAFISSNHIRRGPVYEGLPTMEMHREILPIVSAQHLLDLGVDYVVIGDAMASDKELKDLSLIKEDLKLIPLKINKDLSDIELDLLKEVHTNREDPGALAIRSQESRLIKKGKISPKNNGLQRKKYSVTIDNEGYSRYEGELEILLESLETDSRINVVGNGDRGAILIDRLKPGEKFKFILFED
- a CDS encoding DNA repair exonuclease; this translates as MIKFIHTGDLHLGSQFKSASFHGTVGKNRRMELWETFKRIINRGKENSVDFLFITGDIFEEDVFNLGDIRRLRDSFLTLNDTKIIISTGNHDTLKKSSLYELIEWPENVYIFGNKNIEKFEFQELNTVIWGFSWEKNEYKSSDFLEFQDLDPNKTNILLIHGDLTNSESNYLPLDKNKLVSIGFNYIALGHIHKPKLISEKIAYCGSPEPLDFGETGVHGIIEGIVDKSKVNLELINFSKRQFQIKEINIDSLMNYDEVIESIINCDKKENKEKDLYRIILTGLIDRDIKLDIKELKSYLASEFYYVEVIDNTVLDYDLERLKEDNRDNVIGIFIEKMEEKDLQDPIVREALYMGLESLLQEKVVTC
- a CDS encoding PTS transporter subunit EIIC is translated as MSNKIKRISQSILKNIGGEENIITFENCMTRLRVKLKDPSLVNKKELEETDGIMGVIESGSTVQVVVGPGTANKVSDEIRATTSIKVEDVVENGDAAAVKKQAKEQYQITGEGFNKIAQIFMPLIPAFIGSGLIMGINNILQLDSVASRINISPNITGLLAAFSGAVFGYLAIMVGMTAARVFGSSIAIGGLMGGITISPVLEGVELFGKPLVPGRGGIISVLLVVWFASWVEKKLRKVLPDVLELILNPLLTILIGGFAAVLVLQPLGGLIADGIGNGVTKIIETGGPITGALLGGTFLPLVMLGLHQGLSPIHQSLIDSYGVTTLLPILAMAGAGQVGASFAVYMRTKNQRLKKTAASALPVGILGVGEPLIYGVTLPLGKPFIGACIGGAVGGAIVAPFKVGAVSMGVSGLPLTLLIEQGAGKFLLGIVGAYVGGFIATLLLGWDDPVDE
- a CDS encoding MurR/RpiR family transcriptional regulator; its protein translation is MSLFVKINEVKNQLTNSERKIANYVLSYPEKVYNLSTYDLAKYSETSPSSVVRFCQRMGFNGFQEFKVELIKNTADLENNKNIVYEDVTIDDTIEEVMDKIALENITSIEKTKKLLDGKEMERAIKALEEAENIYIFGMGASGIVAMDFQYKLMRINRNAIFYLDGHTQMASAVHISKDDIAVGISYSGRTLEVLKSMSKAKEEGAATISITKFGENPISNISDIRLFVGNIEKNLRLGAISSRIAQLTVIDMLFVGIAREDFNLVSEHLKKTRMIVDDFKV